The Gloeobacter morelensis MG652769 genome contains the following window.
GGATGGACAGACCCGTCGCCCACCGTAGGCGCTGTCGCCAGCGATTGCCATGCCCCACGATCAAGACACCGCCAATTTGATCCTGTTTATTCAGAGTGAGATCTATCTGTACCGCAGCACCGGCGAAGCGCAGCACCTGGATAATTGCCTTCAGGAGCTGCGCGACGCGGTTGACTATCTGGAAGTGCGTCCCTGGTACGAAGAGCTGCTCTACAGCCTGCGCGATCAAATCGGCCGTTTGGAGGAATGGAATTGATCCCCAAGGGGGACATCTGCTTATTTTCCATCGCGAGATAGAGGCTGATGGAGCAGTCTATGCAGGAGAAGAGGAAAAGAATCCCAGCCGCTGGTGCCTATGTTTGTCAAGCCCCACGTCCTCTGGCACGACTGGATGCGCTTTTCGATCGTCTGTGAGCGCTGCCACCGTCGTTTGCTCTTCAGCCAGTGGTCCGGCGGCGGCGGCGAGGAGTGGCCCCAGATTAAAAAGGCAGAGTGCAGGCTTGAGGCGCGCCATGGGGTGCAACGCGCCGAGCGGTGCGAATCGTGTGGGCGGCCCTTCGCCACAGCCCGCCGTCCGGTGCGTTCTATGGGTGTGGATGAGTTGCTCGCGCGCTACCGACGGGGCCAGCGCCGTTTCTCAAAACTGGTGCTGGTGGGCGACGATTTGAGCACGGTGGCACTGGACGGCGCCCGGATGTTCGAAGCCAACTTGAGCGGCTCGCGTCTTGTGGGAACGGGTTTGCGCTCGGCGGTGCTCACGGGTGCGTCACTCGTCGGCGCCGATTTTGCCGCCGCCCGCCTGCAACGCGCGGATCTCAGCGGCGCGGAACTGGTGGGGGCGAATTTGAGCGGCACCGACTTGCAGGGCGCCAAACTCATCGGCGGCGACCTGCGCGGTGCGAGCCTCTATTGGGCCAACCTCGAAGGGGCGCAGTTGCGCGGAGCCTTGCTCGACGACGCCAGTTTGCGCGGAGCGCGTCTGCGGGGTGCCATCCTGCCGGACGGCCGGTTGCTCGATTAAGACTTGTCGGTCCGGCTGCGCCCTTCGGCCCACTGGGCATAGAGCAGCGCCAGGGCTACCAGGACGTAGCCTATCGCCCAACTGGCCCCTGCGCCGGGGCGCAGGTCGATAATCGTGTCGGTCGCCGTCCAGCGAAAGCTGTGCATCAATCCGAACCAGCAGAGGACGGCCCCCGCCAGCGCCCAGAGCGCCCCTTTCCAAAATCGACGCTCGACGATGAAGACGGTGACGGCGGCGAGGATCATCGCCGAGAAGATAAATCCCTGCTCCAGCGCAAAGGCGCCTTCGATGTACGTGTCGCTCAGGCGAAATTGGGCCGCCAACTCCGGTGTGAGTGGGTTGTCGGGGGTGGCGAGGCCCGCCGCCCTCAGGGCATTTTTGGCCATCAAGGCGCCCCAGCCTGCGATCCCCGGCAGCAGGCCGATCACCACCGCCGGGGCGTGGGCGGCGGGGGTGGCGGTAAAAGCCTGGGCGGCGATCACCACCGCGATCCAGAGCACAATCGCCATACCTGCCTCGATGGGCACAAAGTAGGCCACCAGTGCCACCGTACCGCTTAGGCACAACAGGCTCATCGCCACGCCGTTGAGCACCGAGTAGCCGATGCGCGCCCCGAGCGCCTTCCAGCCGGGATGGCCGATATAAATCGTCGTCGGAAAGCACGAGCCCGCCACGGCCGCCGCGATCGAACCGAGGCCGTTGACGGCGAGTGAGGGGGCGGTCTCGAAGCGATCCCCCGCCGCCTCGGCGCTTTCGAGATTTTGCAGACTGCCCACCAGGTTGAACAATCCCATGGGCAGAATAACGCTCAAGTAAGCGCCCAGGGCGGCGCGCCCTTCCCAGAGATCTCCAAGCCACAACCGCGGCAGATAGAATCCTGCCGGCGCCAGGGCCTCCGCAAAGCGGCTATCGCTCCAACCGACCAGTCCCGTTCCCCAGGCAAGGGCGATCCCCAGCAGCACCGAGACCAGTCCCCCCGGCAGCGGCCCGAAGCGCACGCCGCCAAAGTAGGTGAGCAAGATGATCCCCAACGGCAACATCGCGACGATTGGGGCGGCGAAGGTGCGAAATAGAAAGCCGAGGGCGATAAACGTCAGGGCGATCCCGGCCAAAGTTGAGAGCAAGGCGGCCCGGGGGGCAAGTTTTCTGAGGGGGTCAGCAACCCACGCCCCTGCCAGTTCAATCAGCCCCGAACCGAGACAAGCCACCAGTCCTGCCTGCCAGGCCAACTCCGCCGCCTGCTCAGGCGACTGGCCCACCCCCATCGCCGCCAGCTTCACCGGCAACATCACCAGAAAGACGTGGGCGAATAAACTCACCGTGTTGATGCCATAGGGCAGTGCCGTCACGTCGTCGCGTCCTTCGCGGCGGGCGAGGCGGTCCGCTGTCCAGGCGTAGTACAGGTTGCCCACCAGCAGCGAGAGGGCCACCCCAGGAAGCACCCGCCCGTAGAGCAACTCGGAGCCGAAGCCGAGCACCCCCCCGCACAGCCCGACGATCAGCAAAACCTGAATGAGATTGTCGAGGGCCAGGCCGAAAAAACCGTCGATGTCGCCTCGGACCAGCCAGCGCGGCGCGGATTTGACACGTTTCATACGCATACTTCAGCCCAATTGCACCCGAAAAGTAGTGGGCTGGGCTACTGTTTTCGGCTTCCGTCCCCGCACAGTTGCACAATTGTCCATCTGGTGTTTTGATGGAATCATGGACAAGCGTTCATGTTTGGTCGGATGGGGGTGGGTCCGTGGCCGGTGAATTGACCTTCGACGGTTACGAGGAGTACCTGGGCGGCCTCAAAGCGCGCATCCGCGCCGCCCAGATCCGGTCGGCCCTGGCGGTCAACCGCGAACTGGTGGCGCTCTACTGGCAGATTGGCCGCGACGTGCTGCGGCAGCAGCGCCGTCAGGGCTGGGGCAGCAAGGTGATCGATCGCCTCTCGGGCGATCTGCGCCGTGAATTCCCTGAGATCAAAGGGTTCTCCGTGCGCAATCTCAAATACATGCGCGCCTTCGCCGAGGCTTATCCCGACAAAGGGTTTGTGCAGCAGCTTGCTGCCCAAATTCCCTGGTTTCACAACTGTGCCATCCTCGATGCCGTCAAAGAGCCTGCCGCCCGCGCCTGGTACGTCCGCCAGACGATTGCCCAGGGCTGGAGCCGCAGCGTGCTGACCCACCAGATAGACGCTGGACTTTTCGAGCGCCAGGGCGGTGCCGCCACCAACTTTGCGGCCACGCTGCCGTCGGTGCAGTCGGACCTGGCGCAGCAGGCGCTCAAAGATTCTTATTTGTTCGATTTTTTATCGCTGGGGCCGGCGGCGCGCGAGCGGGATCTAGAGCGGGGGCTGCTCGAACACATCCGCAAGTTTTTGCTGGAGCTGGGCCGGGGCTTTGCCTTCGTGGGCAGCCAGTACCACCTGGAGGTGGGCGATCAAGATTTTTATATCGACCTGCTTTTTTATCACTTCAAGCTGCGCTGCTTCGTGGTCATCGATCTCAAGACCGGCAGCTTCCAGCCCGAATTCGCGGGCAAGCTGGGCTTTTACCTGTCGGCGGTGGACGACCTGTTGCGCCACCCCGACGATCGGCCGACCCTCGGGCTGATTTTGTGCAAATCGAGCAACCGGGTGATCGCCGAATATACCCTGCGCGACGCGCGCCGCCCGATGGGTGTCTCCACCTACGAACTGCTCCCCGAAGAGATCAAGCGCAGTCTGCCCAGCATCGAAGAGATCGAGGCACTTTTGTACCTGGACTTTGCGGATGGGCAGCACTCGGGCTAATCAAGCCTCCTGGCGAGATCTGTCCCGGGACAGTACCTTCGGTGCTCGCAACTGGGCTTACTTGCTATTGAGGCGCAGTCAGCTTCCGGTACAAACGCCTGTTTCCAGGCGGCCAGACGGGGTTTTCTGTCAAGCCACTCGATGTCGGTGTAAGCCGCGCTTCCGTGCGTCGCGGCAGTCTTCCTCTGCACGAGGCCAACTATGCTACACATTTGCCGCCCGCTGCGGCCGCTTGGATCCGCAAGCCCCTTCCTCGCCCGCCTGTCCTACCCCCCCCTGGTCGATGCGCCGTTGCTGCCGGAGTGCCGCAGTTGTGTGATTGTGCCGGTGCGCGACGAGGCGGAACGGATCGAGAGCACCCTCGCCGCTCTCGCCTGCCAGATCGAACGGCCCGGCTTACCCCTCGATCCGCGCAGCTACGAAGTGATCGTGCTCGCCAACAACTGCCGTGACCAGACGGCACCCATAGCCCGGCGCTTTGCCGGCGAGCGGCCGCAGTTGCGTCTGCACATCGTCGAGAGGACCCTGTCCCCCGGTGAAGCCCACGTCGGCCGCGCCCGGCAACTGTTGATGGACGAAGCCTACCGGCGCTTCGCCGGGGCCGGTAAGGCCAGGGGGATCATCGCCTCCACCGACGGCGACACCCGGGTGGCCCCCGACTGGCTTGCGGCCACCGCCTTCGAGATCGACCGCGGTGCCGACGCCGTGGGAGGCCGCATCCTCACCGACGACAAAGAGCGGCAGACCCTGGCGGCCCAGGCGCGCCGTTGCTTTTTGTTCGACGTGGGCTACCAGTATCTGACGGTCCAACTGGAAGCCTGCATCGACCCGGATCCACTCGACGCCTGGCCCCGCCATTATCAGCACTTCGGCGCCAGCCTGGCGCTGAGCGCCGAGGCTTATGCCCGGGCGGGGGGCTTGCCCGCTGTGCGCTCCCCCGAAGATGTCGCCCTCTACTGCGCCCTGCGGCGCATCGACGCCGGGATCCGCCACAGCCCGCTGGTGAAAGTGATCACCAGCGCCCGCCGCTATGGACGTGCCGAGAGGGGTCTGGCCGCCCAACTGGCCGATTGGAGCACCGTGGGCGCCGGGTACAAGCCGTACCTGGTCGAAGCGGTCGGCAGGACCGAGGAGCGCCTGATCAATCGCTTTCGGTTGCGCCAACTCTGGCGTCAGCCCCGCAGCCTGGAATCGACCGACGCAGAGGTTGCGGCCCTGGCGACCCGATTGCGGGTGCCGTCCGAACGCCTTGCGGAGGAGTTGTCCGCTTGCCAAGCTTTTGGCTTGCTCTGGGAGCGGTTGAACCCCGAAGAGCCCGCGAACGCCCCCAAAAGCGAGGTCGAAGAAGCGATCCGGCAGTTGCGCAGGCGCATTGTCCTCTGGAAGCAGGCACTCAAATCCGCTCGTACAGGTCCAGTCGGTATTGCTGCTCGCGTCGCCCGAGGCGGTGGCTGAGCCCCGCGAGCGCGCCGAAGGCATCGTGCACTTCGTCGCCCCTGAGCGGGTAGTCCCTGGCAAAGGGCGTCCAGTGCACCAAAAGCAGGTGACCTCCAGGTTCCAGGTGCTCCAGAAGCAACCGCTGGGCCTGGCGCAGTTCACTCCAGGACCAGTAGTAGCCCACCTCCGAGACCAGGGTCAGATCGAACGGTCCGCGCGGGTAGCCCTCGGGCACCCGCAACCGCTCGAAGCTTACCTGGGCAAGGGCCCGGCAACGTTCGCGCGCCCGGGTGAGCGCCTTGTCGCACACATCTACCGCCAGAAGCGCCTCGCAACGTTCGGCGAGGCGGGCGGTGAGCACACCGATCGAGCAACCGATTTCAAACGCCGAGCGGTAGCGGGGCTTGGAGAGGGCGTCGAGGGTCGCCGTGTATTTGGCATCCTCGTAGGGGCTGGTCTCGAAGTTCCAGGGATCGGCGTTTTCGCGGTAGAGCGCCTCGAAGTACTCGGGCATCAGCGAGGGGCGTTCGGGTTGCACGGTGCCTCCAAGTAACATTCCCAGGGGCGCTCGAAGTGGGCGAGCGTCTCGGGGGTGAGCCGAAAACCTTCCGGGTCGTCGTCGATCAGATCGCTGGTCTGGGAACGGTGGGCAGCCATGGCGGCGCGTTTGAGCGCCAACACCGGGCCGATGGCAAGCCGCCAGATACGGACCTCGCCTTCCATCGGCCGGTGGAAACGTTCTCCTTGCTCCCACAGCCAGATGGGGTATTCGAGGCTGCGAGCAAAGGCTGCGAAGCCGTCGCTCGCGCGGTGCATCAGGTTCCAGACGGCCCGGTGATCCGGATGCGGGTCGCGCCGCCAGGGCAGCGCGACGGTGCGCACGGACTCCAGCTGGGCCAGATAGCGGCGGCAACGGCCGAGCGCATCGGCAAAATCGGCGTCCCCCTCAAAAGGCACTGCGCCGTCCTTGAGGCCCAAGAACGTGACGGCGGCCGGGGCGACCCCCAGCACCGCGAGGGCGGCGCGCGCCTCCGCCTCGCGCAGGGCGCGCAGGGCCGCGGGTGGGTAGCACCGGGAGTTGGGGTGGGAGCGGGTGCCGTCGCTCACCACCAGCACCCGCACAGGTAGGCCCAGCCGGCGCAATAGGGCGATGGTTCCGCCGCAGCCAAGCGACTCGTCGTCCGGGTGCGGGGCGACCACCAGCGTCGAACCGAGGGCGGCTGCCGCCTCGGGCGGGTGCAGAGGAGTCTCGCCCAGGGCGGCGCTAGTGCCACCCATCGTGCCACAGCGCCTGAATGGGGGCGTTTTGTGCGATGACGTAGGCGCCCAGCTGGGCAAGGGCCGCATCCGGGGCGGGCTGGCGCAAATAGAGCGTCAGATCCCGCACGATGCGCTCGACCGGGTGCGGGCGCGACAGACAGCGCGCCCCCACGGACTTGGCGGCCAGTTGCACGACCTGCTGACAGGCGGCTTCGACGGCGGTGCGCACCATGTTGGCGTAGGCCACCAACCCCTCGCCGCCGGCCGGCTCGGCCGGATTGTCCAACCACCGGTCGATGCGCCCGGCCGCCCCCTGCAACCACAGGCGTCCCCCTTCGACGGCGATGGCAGCGCGGGCCATACGCTCGCGCTGGTAGGGGTGTTCTTGCCAGCCGCGGTCTCTCAGGTGTCCGCGGGTGCAGTCGAGCAGGGCCGCCGCTCCGCCCAACTGTACCGCCGCGAAGCGCACCACCCCGGCGGTCAGCCAGGGCTGGCGCCAATAATCGCCGGAAGCGCCCAGCAGGGCGTCTTCTCCCAGCTCGATGCCCGAAAAATCGACTTTGAAGCTGGCCGAGGCGCGCATCCCGAGGGGTTGCCACCAGTCAGGATCGACGCGATCCGTGTACAGTTCCATCGGAACGATCACCATCTGCCAGCCGCCGTCGGGTCGGGCCGCGCCGATGATCGGCCGCTCCACCAACCCGGCGCCCGAGGCGAAGGTCTTGGCCCCCTCTAGGCGGTAGCGGTCCCCCGGCAGCGGGACAATCTTCGTGCCGTCCTCGTCCTCGGTGTTCCAGACGTTGTAAATTTTGCCGCCGTGCACGGCTGCGGCACAGGCCGACTGTTGCTCGCGCGAGCCGAAAATCTGAATCAGCTGCAGGGCGTTGACGTGCCCCTCGTAGATGCGGCCCACCGCCAGGTTGCCCCATCCTACCTGCTCCAGCACGCTCAGCAGCGCCAGCGTGCGGCCAGGGCTCACTCCGAGTCCGGCCCCGCCTAAAGATGCGTCAAGAGGAACGGCCAACAGTCCCGCCGCTGCCAGCCGCCGAAATTCTTCGATCGGCACGGCGCCGTCCTTGTCGATGCGCGCAGCATTGACGGCGCAAAAATCGGCGACTTGCCCGGCTTGGGTGAGCGCTTCGCCCACCGACAGCGGCGCGCAGCCTAAAGCGGCGGTGTCAAACAACAGCGGAGGGGTAATGTCTTTGCTCCTCTTGCACGGACGATAAGCTCCATGGCAGATCATCGGGGAGAGCGCTCCGCCTGTCCTCCGCCCCTAGAGAGAAAACTACCCGTCTTGCCTGCGCCAAAAAAGCCGTCTGCCGGTCCTGCAGCGCAGGACCGGCAGACGGCCACACCGAGCTGACGTTTACCTCAGGATCTGGGGCTCGCCGTAGATGAAGTCGTCCATGGTGACGACATCGTAGCCACGTTTGCCATCGGTTGCCGTGGCACTCGGAGCAATGTTGCCGCTGGTGATCCGGACCCGATAGATGCGCTTATTGGCAAAACTGGCGCCGATGAAGGCGAGGCTTTGCTGGTTGTTGGCTCCCTGCTGGAAGGGGACCGGCAGGCTGAGCAGCAGATTGTCCTTGGCGTCGTAGTACTCGATTTTGCTGGTGTTGGTGTCCACGTCGGTGAAGACGGCGCCAAAGGCGCTGACGGTGGCCGGCGTCTCGGTACCGGGAAGGAAGAAAAAGACGTCCGTAAATTTGCTGTCGATGGCTGTGAACAGCTTCTGGGGGCTGAAGATGCGAAATTCGGCGGGATAGGTGGGGTTGAGGTTGCCGAACAAGATGGGCGTGCCGGTGCCGTCATTGGCGCTCACCTGGAAGCCCTCGCCGGGAGTAGAAAAGACGACGCCACGGGCGGAATTGACGTTAAAAAAGTCGGGCGGGAAGGCATTCGGAGCCGAAGAATCGTCCGGTACACCATCCCAGTTCACCTCGCGCCGACCGTCAGCAAACGAACCGCCGGCACCATTGTTGGCGCCGCCGATATCGGCCCGAAACAAGTCGACTGCCGATTGAATTGCGCTGGCGTCGGGGCCGGTTGCCTGACGGACAAGCGGGGCAGCCGAAGCGATAACGGGTGCAGACATTAGGGCGGCCAAGGTGACCGTAGCCCATCCAAAAAATGGTAAGGATTTCATACCTTTACTTGCCTTCTCTCAATATCGAAAGTAGACAGACAATTGATCGCCTTCCGGTTAAAAGGCTAAGCCGATGCTTGGTTTAGATTATCCATAGCAAAATGCGGAACCTGGCTTGTAGCCTAGAAATTAGCCGCATTACCTTCACAGTCAACTTCTTTATGCTCAAGCGGATGCTCTGAAACATCCGGCTTCCTGGAAGAGCTCAAACCATCGGCCATGTCGCCCGCCAGAAGCGCGGTCAAGCTTCTACCTTCGGGTACATAGGCAACTAGGGGCCAAAAAAGAAAAATGCAAGCACCGCGAGAAAATAGTTGAATTTTTCACGAATAAATCCCTTCGATCTTGTGTACTTTATCTCCGAGGTGGACCACGCCTGCCTGCACAACCCGCACATAAATTCCGCGCAGGTGCAATTCTTTGCGCTCAGGAGCGTTGATAAATTGCAGCGCCGCTTTTCCGTATCGGGCGTTGAATTTTGAGCAGCCGGTGTGGGGCTTATCGGTGACTTCCAGGATCGCTTCGCCAACCGCAAGGCGCTGGCCAATCGGGATATTCACTTCACTGAGGTCCAGATCCACAATCAGGTTGTCCCCAGCCAGAGGCATACGGCCCTCCTCCCCGGCGATCAGGCGCAGTACCCGCGCATTCATCAGCGACACCTGCGCCCGCGGGTCCGGCGCGCGGCCGTTTTTGCCGAGCAACCAGCGATCCCCCGCGAGCCCGCCGTCGGGAGACAGATACACCTCAGAGCAGGTGCGCCGCTTTTCTTTGGGAAGGCGCGCGACGATCATCTCCAGAAGACCCGCGTCGCGGGGAGAGTCTAGAAGCTCCGCCAAAGCTGCCGCGAACGCTTCGGTGGTGATGTGTGTGCTCTGCATTTCCATCGGTCGGTTTCTCCTTGCGCGGTGCCGGCCGCCAACCAAAATAGCCCCGGGCACCTGTGCCTGTCACCTATACGTCCCTGAACGAGCGATCGTGCCATGAAGTGCCAACTCGTTCTAAGCATGGCTGCCCTAAGCGGATCACATCCTGAGGCCATCCATTTTCGGGGCGCACCTGCGGTAGTTGGGTTCCCAGGTGCTTCCAAGGCGATGTCGTGTAGGTAACTTTCTTTGTACCGTCCGGAGCGTTTCTCAAGGGGAACATGAGCCTTCCAAACAGAAATCGCCCTACCCCCCGAAAATGGATGGCCTCCAGGAAATCACCAGCTTCTCAATTGAGATAACTCTTATAATGTTTATAAGAGTTATATAAAGCATCAACGATGGTTGGCAAGGAAGTGGTCACGGCATACTCTGATGCCGAGTCAGCCCAGGCGATCCGCGAGATTGCCCGTGCGGAGTCGCGTTCGGTGGCGCAGGTGGCGGGGGCGGCACTCAAGCTGTACGCACTGCTGAGCAGGGATGTGCGAAGCGCCCTGCGCGAACTGGAGGGCGATGAGGAGGCGTTCAGGCATCTGGTGAATCGGATAGCAGGGGTGGTGCGGGCTGATCGTTTCGATGCCGCGGCCCACAGAGTGGCGCAGTCTTTGCCTACAAATGCATCGGTTCCCGAGGATGAGGACGCCATCCTTGCGATGGCGGTGGATGCCGTGGACGGGCAGGAGATTCGTCCTTGAGCCAGAGGGTTCCCCCGTCTGTGTGGCGGGTGCTGCTCGACCTCAATGTCTTTGTGGCCTACGTCCTCGGGTTGAGTAAGGGTCGGACGGATACGGCGGCGCAGTTTCTGGTGCAGTGCGTGCGGGACGGTTCTTGCGCTCTGGGTCCGCTGCAACTGGTCGTTTCCTGGGGGATGCTCAATCGCCTTGAAGTGGTTCTGATGCGCCTGGGCTACGACCCGGTCGCCGCCAAGGGGTTCGCCGAGGCGGTGGCGGAACTGGCCCGGTTGGGTCCATTCCAGGAATTCCCCAGTGTGACTCTTGGAGGGATGGGGGTTGTCGCCCTCAAAGACGAAGAAGACGCCCATGTGCTCGGTACTGCCGTTGCCGGACAAGCAAGAATACTCGTCACAGCAAATTTCAAAGACTTCGACGCCGCATTGCTTCAGCTTGTGCCGGGCCTAGTCGGCGAAATCAAGCGCCCTGACCATAATTTACTGGTGGCACACCCGAAGATCGCAGCTCGTTGGTTTCGAGAGGGGAACATTGATTTTCGGTGAGGTGGTTGGCTTGGCTCTCACCTGAAAATCGGGAGTTGCATAATTTGGATAATGCGATGCCCGCATTGCAACTCCGAGCAGCCCCGCAAAAACGGCCATGTCCATGGAAAACAGTGCCATTTCTGTAAATTCTGGATTCGAGTAGTCCTGATAAAGCGCGAAGCACATGCAAATTGCTGCAAACCGGCATATGCTCACTTCACGCTCTGAAGTTCATAGCCAGCGGGTAGTATTTGTTTAGCCTTCCTCAGGTACATCGACGGCCGCTGCCTATGAGGTCGAAGCCCCAGTTCTGGTTGATCTACCTGCTGATTTTTGGTCTGTGCCTTCCCACCGCGCCGCCGGCCGCTGTGGCGCAAACGGCTGCCGATAATCAAGCCGCCCGGTTGCTCGCTCAGGGAGACGCCAAACTGCAGCGTCAGGACTTTGCCGGGGCGCTCGAGGAGTATACTCGCGCCATCCGCCTCGATCCCAATAGCGCCCTGGCCTATAGCAATCGGGCGCGTGCCCGCTCCAGGCTCGGGGATCTGCAGGGGGTGATCGCCGATTGCACTGAGGCTATCCGCCTCGACCCGGACCTGGCGGCGGCCTACGGCAACCGGGGCAATGCCCGCGCCGCTTTGGGCGATCGCACGGGGGCAGCGGCGGACTACTCAGAAGTGATCCGCCGCGATCCGAACAATGCCCTGGCGCTGCACAACCGCGCCCTGGCCCGCGCCGCTTTGGGAGATACCGCCGGGGCGGTGGGCGACCTCAAAAAGGCGGCCCAACTGGCGAAGGCCCAGAGAGACAGCGCTTTGTACCAGTCGGCGACCAGCCGCATCCGCCAGTACGGCACCCCGACCGCCGCCTCTGTCCGTACTCCCAAAGCAACCGCCGTCCCCCGCAGCAGATCGGCCGCCAAATCCGCACCGACCGCCGAACCCGAATGGCAGCTGCGGGTGCCGATGGAGCCCAGATCCGTGCCTTTGATGCTGGGTCTGGGCATTGGTGAAGGGGGCGGGCCGGGACTCGCCATCGTCAACTGGGTGGCAAGCCAGACGCGCCATAGCGGTCTGCGCACCGGGGATCGTTTGGTGGCCCTCGATGGACGGGCCGTGGACAGCACCGCGGATCTCTCGGCGATGCTCAGGCGCCGTCGGCCGGGCGAGCAGGTCGCCCTTACCTACCGGCGCGGCGGCAGCGAACGGACGATCAACCTGGCGCTGCTCAATTCGGTAGTGCCGCTGGAGCCCGAGGAGCCACCCCGGCCGCTCGGTGCGCTGCTGGTCCTCCCGCCTTCTCCCCGACTGGAGGCTGAGCAGATCTTCGGCTGGGGAAACGTGCGGGCTGTCGAAGGCCTAGAAAGTGAGCTGCTCATCGTGGTTGGGTCGGCAGCGAGCGAAGCCGTGCTGCAGGAGCGGACAGGAGCACTCTTTCGACAGTTGCAGCCTTTCGGGATCCGGGCGCTTGCAGTCGAGGTGGAGGCGCCGGCGCAGCCCTGGCGGGCCGTGATAAGCGAGACCGGGGTGCAGGTGCAGGCGGCTCAACTGCCCTGGCGCAGCGCGCCCGTGACGATCGAGGCCGGTACTTACCTGCCGGTGCAACTGGACTGGCCGACCGACGGATCGCCACCCAACGCAGGACAGGACGTCACAGGCAGGGTACTCTACGACGCGCGCGACCGGCGGGGCATACCGCTTGTTCGGGCGGGCACTGCGGTACAGGGGCAACTCGTTCCGACAGCCCCGCTGGGAGTGCGGCTGGTACTCACAAGTCTTGGCGCGAATCCCGTGGCGGCTGCATCGGAGGTGCTCCCGCTCAAAGAAGAGTTCGAGTTGCGTAGCGGCCTCTACGGTGGGGGCGACCTGTTCAACCGCTATTTCGCCACGGTCTACGACGGTCAGGTGGTGGGGGCGCGTCTGCGGGAGCCGGTGGTGCTGGAGGGAGACGCTCCGGGTGAACCGTCCGAGGCAACTCCTGCCCGCACAGCGGTAGTCGGAGAGTTGCTGAGCGGCAACCTGCCGGGGCGCCGCGATCCACAACAAGCTCTCGCTTTTTATAACCAGGGTGTGCGGGCTGCTGCCGCCTCGCAATGGCAATCGGCGGCGGCGCTATGGCAGGCTTCGCTGATATTGTTGCCGTCGCAACCGGCGCGTTCCGCCCTGGGATGGGTCTACGAGCGGATGGGCCAGGAGCTGTTGGTACGGGGCGATGCGGCCACGGCGGCAGCCTGGCTGGAACTGGCTGTGCACCTGCGCCCCAGGAGCGTCAACGCTTCGCGGTTGCTGAGCGCCGCCTACGGCCGTCTGCTCGCACCCAAAATATCGGCCAACCGCTCGCCGGTTCAGCTGGCCTACTACCGCCATCTGGCCGCGCGCTTCGATCTTTCCATGGGCGAAGAACTCGGCGGCTCCGGGCGGCTGTTTGCCCGCGAGCCCGTTCGTCCGACTACAGCGGATTACATCGATTCGAGCCTGGTGCGCGGTCAGGTGGTCCGCTTTACGCGCCTGCCGATTCGGCTCTATACCGGCGGCGCCCCCGAACCGGAGATGGCCGCCGCCGTCTGGCGGGCCGCCCTCAAATGGCAGACCGGCAGCGGCGGCGCAGTGCGATTCGTGCGGGTGGAAGATCCCCTGCAGGCGGATATCGCCGTGGTTTTCGTCGCGGCGGACCGCGAAGGACGGGCGGGCCACGCCAGTTTCACCGGTCTGGGCAACCGCATGCCGATGCTCAAGGTCACCCTCGGCCTCGGGCACCTGCTGGGTGAGCGACCGGGCGATTGGCCCGAGTACATCCAGATGCTCGCGGTGCATGAACTCGGCCACGCCATTGGACTTTGGGGCCACAGCGACGACCCCGAAGACATCATGTACCCCGAGATGCGCGGTGTGCACGAGCCGTCGGGCCGGGATCTGCAGACGCTCCGGCGTCTGTACGCCATGCCAGCTGGGATCACTCGACCTTAAACTGTGCTGCCGGTATCGTCTTGACAGTGCCTCTGCAAGACCTGATGCCTTCGTGCGCGAATGCCGTTAGTATTCGACCACCCTGTCGACTTTGAGAATC
Protein-coding sequences here:
- a CDS encoding acyl-CoA dehydrogenase — protein: MICHGAYRPCKRSKDITPPLLFDTAALGCAPLSVGEALTQAGQVADFCAVNAARIDKDGAVPIEEFRRLAAAGLLAVPLDASLGGAGLGVSPGRTLALLSVLEQVGWGNLAVGRIYEGHVNALQLIQIFGSREQQSACAAAVHGGKIYNVWNTEDEDGTKIVPLPGDRYRLEGAKTFASGAGLVERPIIGAARPDGGWQMVIVPMELYTDRVDPDWWQPLGMRASASFKVDFSGIELGEDALLGASGDYWRQPWLTAGVVRFAAVQLGGAAALLDCTRGHLRDRGWQEHPYQRERMARAAIAVEGGRLWLQGAAGRIDRWLDNPAEPAGGEGLVAYANMVRTAVEAACQQVVQLAAKSVGARCLSRPHPVERIVRDLTLYLRQPAPDAALAQLGAYVIAQNAPIQALWHDGWH
- a CDS encoding MOSC domain-containing protein: MEMQSTHITTEAFAAALAELLDSPRDAGLLEMIVARLPKEKRRTCSEVYLSPDGGLAGDRWLLGKNGRAPDPRAQVSLMNARVLRLIAGEEGRMPLAGDNLIVDLDLSEVNIPIGQRLAVGEAILEVTDKPHTGCSKFNARYGKAALQFINAPERKELHLRGIYVRVVQAGVVHLGDKVHKIEGIYS
- a CDS encoding PIN domain-containing protein, which codes for MSQRVPPSVWRVLLDLNVFVAYVLGLSKGRTDTAAQFLVQCVRDGSCALGPLQLVVSWGMLNRLEVVLMRLGYDPVAAKGFAEAVAELARLGPFQEFPSVTLGGMGVVALKDEEDAHVLGTAVAGQARILVTANFKDFDAALLQLVPGLVGEIKRPDHNLLVAHPKIAARWFREGNIDFR
- a CDS encoding tetratricopeptide repeat protein, translated to MRSKPQFWLIYLLIFGLCLPTAPPAAVAQTAADNQAARLLAQGDAKLQRQDFAGALEEYTRAIRLDPNSALAYSNRARARSRLGDLQGVIADCTEAIRLDPDLAAAYGNRGNARAALGDRTGAAADYSEVIRRDPNNALALHNRALARAALGDTAGAVGDLKKAAQLAKAQRDSALYQSATSRIRQYGTPTAASVRTPKATAVPRSRSAAKSAPTAEPEWQLRVPMEPRSVPLMLGLGIGEGGGPGLAIVNWVASQTRHSGLRTGDRLVALDGRAVDSTADLSAMLRRRRPGEQVALTYRRGGSERTINLALLNSVVPLEPEEPPRPLGALLVLPPSPRLEAEQIFGWGNVRAVEGLESELLIVVGSAASEAVLQERTGALFRQLQPFGIRALAVEVEAPAQPWRAVISETGVQVQAAQLPWRSAPVTIEAGTYLPVQLDWPTDGSPPNAGQDVTGRVLYDARDRRGIPLVRAGTAVQGQLVPTAPLGVRLVLTSLGANPVAAASEVLPLKEEFELRSGLYGGGDLFNRYFATVYDGQVVGARLREPVVLEGDAPGEPSEATPARTAVVGELLSGNLPGRRDPQQALAFYNQGVRAAAASQWQSAAALWQASLILLPSQPARSALGWVYERMGQELLVRGDAATAAAWLELAVHLRPRSVNASRLLSAAYGRLLAPKISANRSPVQLAYYRHLAARFDLSMGEELGGSGRLFAREPVRPTTADYIDSSLVRGQVVRFTRLPIRLYTGGAPEPEMAAAVWRAALKWQTGSGGAVRFVRVEDPLQADIAVVFVAADREGRAGHASFTGLGNRMPMLKVTLGLGHLLGERPGDWPEYIQMLAVHELGHAIGLWGHSDDPEDIMYPEMRGVHEPSGRDLQTLRRLYAMPAGITRP